One genomic segment of Nonomuraea coxensis DSM 45129 includes these proteins:
- a CDS encoding DUF3224 domain-containing protein, with product MTAKGTFDTANWDAKQPYEDRDGVTLGLVTMTKTFHGDLTGTSLVTLLIATTPVEDSRAYVALERVEGSLHGRSGSFVVQHNAVSDRDVHALRVSVVPDSATGELTGLRGEMRIVIGPDGGHSYTFDYTL from the coding sequence ATGACCGCAAAGGGAACCTTCGACACCGCGAACTGGGACGCCAAGCAGCCCTACGAGGACCGCGACGGCGTCACGCTCGGCCTTGTCACCATGACGAAGACCTTCCACGGCGACCTCACCGGCACCAGCCTCGTCACGCTGTTGATCGCCACGACCCCGGTGGAGGACTCCCGCGCGTACGTGGCGCTGGAGCGCGTCGAGGGCTCCCTGCACGGCCGGTCGGGCAGCTTCGTCGTCCAGCACAACGCGGTCAGCGACCGGGACGTGCATGCGCTGCGCGTGTCGGTGGTGCCGGACTCGGCGACCGGGGAGCTGACCGGCCTGCGCGGCGAGATGCGGATCGTCATCGGCCCGGACGGCGGCCACTCCTACACCTTCGACTACACGCTCTGA
- a CDS encoding LLM class flavin-dependent oxidoreductase: MTDHPFRFGVVAGRAPDWCGLARRAEDLGYATLLVPDTLGTYAPFSAVAAAAAATSRLRLGTYVLSVANRTPRAVAWEAATLRELSGGRFELGLGAGRPDAARDAAELGLPFGAAGARVRRLADTIDAVAAEAKDVPILVAAAGTRLLRLAAARADTVALAVPPHCTEEQVAAKLDELYELAGDRFHDLELGMGLAAAGTEPPAWLGPLGPEATGVLRGTPAQMADVLRRRRDRLGVSYVTVSAACLEAFAPVVELLAGT, translated from the coding sequence ATGACCGATCATCCGTTCAGGTTCGGCGTGGTCGCCGGACGAGCCCCCGACTGGTGCGGCCTGGCCCGGCGGGCCGAGGACCTCGGCTACGCCACGCTGCTGGTGCCCGACACGCTCGGCACGTACGCGCCGTTCAGCGCGGTCGCCGCGGCGGCGGCGGCCACCAGCAGGCTGCGGCTCGGGACGTACGTGCTGAGCGTCGCCAACCGCACGCCCCGCGCCGTCGCCTGGGAGGCCGCCACGCTGCGCGAGCTGTCCGGGGGGCGCTTCGAGCTGGGCCTCGGCGCCGGCCGCCCGGACGCCGCGCGCGACGCCGCCGAGCTGGGCCTGCCGTTCGGCGCCGCGGGCGCGCGGGTGCGCCGGCTCGCCGACACCATCGACGCGGTCGCCGCCGAGGCGAAGGACGTGCCGATCCTCGTCGCCGCCGCCGGCACCCGGCTGCTGCGGCTGGCCGCCGCCAGGGCGGACACGGTCGCGCTCGCCGTCCCGCCGCACTGCACGGAGGAGCAGGTCGCGGCCAAGCTCGACGAGCTGTACGAGCTGGCCGGCGACCGCTTCCACGACCTGGAGCTCGGCATGGGCCTGGCCGCCGCCGGCACGGAGCCGCCCGCCTGGCTCGGCCCGCTCGGCCCCGAGGCCACCGGCGTGCTGCGGGGCACGCCCGCGCAGATGGCGGACGTGCTGCGCCGCCGCAGGGACCGGCTCGGGGTGTCGTACGTGACCGTCAGCGCCGCCTGCCTGGAGGCGTTCGCCCCGGTCGTGGAACTCCTCGCCGGAACCTGA
- a CDS encoding FAD-binding protein, with translation MTLSNWAGNTAFRASDVHHPSSLDELRRLVAGSARIRALGSGHSFNDVADTTGDLVVLDRMPDAVEIDRAAAQVRVPARTTYARLARQLDAHGLALANLASLPHISVAGSVATGTHGSGDAIPSLAAAVSSLDLVTADGSPLTLARGDADFPGAVVALGALGIVTSLTLDVVPAFEVRQYVREGLPVEALAHFDAIMAAGYSVSLFTDWRDTRVWLKRAGEQPELPADWYGTRPADGPRHPLPAMPAGPCTTQLGVPGPWHERLPHFRADFEPSGAGDELQSELILPREHAVAALRALFAIGERIRPVLHISEVRTVAADDLWLSPFHGRDSVGVHFTWIKDPEGVRPVLELVEETLAPFAPRPHWGKLFTRWPSCPERFRSLARRLDPEGKFANDFTRRLLGE, from the coding sequence GTGACGCTGAGCAACTGGGCGGGAAACACCGCATTCCGGGCAAGTGACGTCCACCATCCCTCCTCCCTCGACGAACTACGCCGGCTCGTCGCGGGCAGCGCCCGGATCCGGGCGCTCGGGAGCGGCCACTCCTTCAACGACGTCGCCGACACCACGGGCGACCTCGTCGTCCTCGACCGGATGCCGGACGCCGTCGAGATCGACCGCGCCGCCGCCCAGGTCCGGGTGCCGGCGCGCACGACGTACGCGCGGCTCGCCCGGCAGCTCGACGCGCACGGCCTCGCGCTGGCCAACCTGGCCTCGCTGCCGCACATCTCCGTCGCCGGCTCGGTCGCGACCGGCACCCACGGCTCCGGCGACGCCATCCCGAGCCTCGCCGCCGCCGTCTCCTCGCTCGACCTCGTCACCGCCGACGGCTCGCCGCTCACCCTCGCCCGCGGCGACGCCGACTTCCCCGGCGCGGTGGTCGCGCTGGGCGCGCTCGGCATCGTCACCTCGCTCACCCTCGACGTGGTGCCCGCCTTCGAGGTGCGCCAGTACGTCCGCGAGGGCCTGCCGGTCGAGGCCCTGGCCCACTTCGACGCCATCATGGCCGCCGGCTACAGCGTCAGCCTCTTCACCGACTGGCGCGACACCCGCGTCTGGCTCAAGCGCGCCGGCGAGCAGCCCGAACTCCCCGCCGACTGGTACGGCACCCGCCCCGCCGACGGCCCGCGCCACCCGCTGCCCGCCATGCCCGCCGGCCCCTGCACCACCCAGCTCGGCGTGCCGGGCCCCTGGCACGAGCGGCTGCCGCACTTCCGCGCCGACTTCGAGCCCAGCGGCGCGGGCGACGAGCTGCAGTCGGAGCTGATCCTGCCGCGCGAGCACGCGGTCGCGGCGCTGCGCGCGCTGTTCGCGATCGGCGAGCGCATCCGGCCGGTGCTGCACATCTCCGAGGTGCGCACCGTGGCCGCCGACGACCTGTGGCTCAGCCCCTTCCACGGGCGCGACAGCGTCGGCGTCCACTTCACCTGGATCAAGGACCCCGAGGGCGTGCGGCCGGTGCTGGAGCTGGTGGAGGAGACGCTGGCGCCGTTCGCGCCGCGGCCGCACTGGGGCAAGCTGTTCACCCGGTGGCCGTCGTGCCCCGAGCGGTTCAGGTCGCTCGCCCGGCGGCTCGACCCGGAGGGAAAGTTCGCCAACGACTTCACCCGCCGCCTCCTGGGGGAGTAG
- a CDS encoding PLD nuclease N-terminal domain-containing protein: protein MLYLYEAMGLVTLVLWLYCLFDVITTPEPLCRNLPKIFWLVIVFLAPLVGSLVWLLAGRPERRPAAPPSAFPEYDRPGRFAATSPDDDEEFLRRCRERAEEQRRNAPPKPTEEG, encoded by the coding sequence GTGCTCTACCTGTACGAGGCCATGGGCCTGGTCACGCTCGTGCTGTGGCTCTACTGCCTGTTCGACGTGATCACCACGCCCGAACCGCTGTGCCGCAACCTGCCCAAGATCTTCTGGCTGGTGATCGTGTTCCTCGCGCCGCTGGTCGGCTCGCTGGTGTGGCTGCTGGCCGGGCGCCCGGAGCGGCGGCCGGCGGCTCCGCCGAGCGCCTTCCCCGAGTACGACCGCCCCGGCCGCTTCGCCGCCACCAGCCCCGACGACGACGAGGAGTTCCTGCGCCGCTGCCGCGAACGCGCCGAGGAGCAGCGCAGGAACGCCCCGCCGAAACCCACCGAGGAGGGTTAG
- the araA gene encoding L-arabinose isomerase, which produces MKIWFLTGSQGLYGEDTLRQVAEQSQRIAGQLPVAVEWKPVLTDAAAIRRVMLEANADDSCAGVIAWMHTFSPAKMWIAGLDALRKPLLHLHTQANVELPWSTIDMDFMNLNQAAHGDREFGFVQTRLGVPRKTVAGHVSDPAVGGRIQAWARAATGLAEVRQLKLVRFGDNMRDVAVTEGDKVEAQLRFGVSVNTYGVNDLVEAVDAASDADVAALVKEYEEQYRVAPELLGERVESLRYAARIELGLRGFLEAGGYRAFTTNFEDLGGLRQLPGLAVQRLMADGYGFGGEGDWKTSVLLRTLKSMSPAGGTSFMEDYTYDLTPGNELILGAHMLEVCPSIAAGTPSCEIHPLGIGGREDPVRLVFDAAPGPGIVVGLADMGDRFRLVANEIDVVAPPEPLPKLPVARAVWRPRPNLRTSTESWLTAGAPHHTVLTMAVTREELTDLAEMLGVELVIIDAGTTTERFTKELRWNQAYYRLAQGF; this is translated from the coding sequence TTGAAGATCTGGTTTCTGACCGGCAGCCAGGGGCTGTACGGCGAGGACACGCTCCGCCAGGTGGCCGAGCAGTCCCAGCGCATCGCCGGGCAGTTGCCCGTCGCGGTCGAGTGGAAGCCCGTCCTCACGGACGCCGCCGCGATCCGGCGCGTGATGCTGGAGGCCAACGCGGACGACTCGTGCGCCGGCGTGATCGCCTGGATGCACACCTTCTCCCCGGCCAAGATGTGGATCGCCGGGCTCGACGCGCTGCGCAAGCCGCTGCTGCACCTGCACACCCAGGCCAATGTCGAGCTCCCGTGGAGCACCATCGACATGGACTTCATGAACCTCAACCAGGCCGCGCACGGCGACCGCGAGTTCGGGTTCGTGCAGACGCGGCTCGGCGTGCCGCGCAAGACCGTGGCCGGGCACGTCAGCGACCCGGCCGTGGGCGGGCGCATCCAGGCGTGGGCGCGCGCCGCGACGGGCCTGGCCGAGGTCCGCCAGCTCAAGCTGGTGCGTTTCGGCGACAACATGCGCGACGTGGCCGTCACCGAGGGAGACAAGGTCGAGGCGCAGCTCCGCTTCGGCGTCTCGGTCAACACCTATGGGGTCAACGACCTGGTCGAGGCCGTGGACGCGGCCTCCGACGCCGACGTGGCCGCGCTGGTCAAGGAGTACGAGGAGCAGTACCGGGTGGCCCCGGAGCTGCTCGGCGAGCGGGTCGAGTCGCTGCGCTACGCCGCCAGGATCGAGCTGGGCCTGCGCGGCTTCCTGGAGGCCGGCGGCTACCGGGCGTTCACCACGAACTTCGAGGACCTCGGCGGCCTGCGCCAGCTTCCCGGCCTGGCCGTGCAGCGCCTCATGGCCGACGGCTACGGCTTCGGCGGCGAGGGCGACTGGAAGACGTCGGTGCTGCTGCGGACGCTGAAGTCGATGTCGCCGGCGGGCGGCACGTCGTTCATGGAGGACTACACCTACGACCTCACGCCGGGCAACGAGCTGATCCTGGGCGCGCACATGCTGGAGGTCTGCCCGTCGATCGCCGCGGGCACACCGTCCTGCGAGATCCACCCGCTCGGCATCGGCGGCAGGGAGGACCCGGTGCGGCTGGTGTTCGACGCCGCTCCCGGCCCCGGCATCGTGGTGGGCCTCGCCGACATGGGCGACCGGTTCCGCCTGGTGGCCAACGAGATCGACGTCGTGGCGCCGCCGGAGCCGCTGCCGAAGCTGCCCGTGGCCCGCGCGGTGTGGCGGCCCCGCCCGAACCTGCGCACCTCCACCGAGTCGTGGCTCACCGCGGGCGCGCCGCACCACACGGTGCTCACCATGGCGGTCACCCGCGAGGAGCTGACGGACCTGGCCGAGATGCTGGGCGTGGAGCTGGTGATCATCGACGCCGGCACCACGACCGAGCGTTTCACCAAGGAGCTGCGCTGGAACCAGGCGTACTACCGCCTGGCCCAGGGCTTCTAA
- a CDS encoding L-ribulose-5-phosphate 4-epimerase, with translation MKNIRRAVADLHAELVRYGLVVWTAGNVSGRVPGEDLFVIKPSGVSYDELTPENMVVCDLDGNLVEGEHAPSSDTAAHAYVYRNLPEVGGVVHTHSTYASAWAARGEAIPCVLTAMADEFGGEIPVGPFALIGDDSIGQGIVETLKGHRSKAVLMRNHGVFTIGKDAKAAVKAAVMCEDVARTVHVARQLGEPLPIAQDDIDRLYDRYQNVYGQRSPR, from the coding sequence ATGAAGAACATCCGCAGAGCGGTCGCCGACCTGCACGCCGAGCTGGTCAGGTACGGCCTCGTGGTCTGGACCGCCGGCAACGTCTCCGGCCGGGTCCCCGGCGAGGACCTGTTCGTCATCAAGCCCTCCGGCGTCTCCTACGACGAGCTGACCCCGGAGAACATGGTGGTGTGCGACCTCGACGGCAACCTGGTCGAGGGCGAGCACGCCCCCTCCAGCGACACCGCCGCGCACGCCTACGTCTACCGCAACCTGCCCGAGGTCGGCGGCGTCGTGCACACCCACTCGACGTACGCCTCGGCCTGGGCCGCCCGCGGCGAGGCGATCCCGTGCGTGCTCACCGCCATGGCCGACGAGTTCGGCGGCGAGATCCCCGTCGGCCCGTTCGCGCTGATCGGCGACGACTCGATCGGGCAGGGCATCGTCGAGACGCTCAAGGGCCACCGCTCCAAGGCGGTCCTCATGCGGAACCACGGCGTGTTCACCATCGGCAAGGACGCCAAGGCGGCGGTGAAGGCCGCCGTCATGTGCGAGGACGTGGCCCGTACCGTGCACGTGGCCCGCCAGCTCGGCGAGCCCCTGCCCATCGCCCAGGACGACATCGACCGCCTGTACGACCGTTACCAGAACGTCTACGGACAGAGGAGCCCGCGTTGA